The Geobacillus genomosp. 3 genome segment TTCCACATTAGGGTTATCGGAACACTTTTTAACCGTATGGAATACATTCCGTTGGACGACGAGCTCGCTGCTACTGTTTGCTGTCTTTACTGCCCTTTATTATTTTGCCCCAAACAAGCAGTTGCGCTGTGTCAATGTCGTGCGTGGCGCCCTATTCGCCACCGCCGGCTGGATTGCGACATCGCTGGCATTTGCCTATTATGTCAACCACTTCGCCAATTACACGGCCATGCATGGGAGCCTCGGCGGGATGATCGTGCTGATGATTTGGCTTTATTTGTCCGGCATGGTTCTCGTTTTAGGCGGGGAAATGAACGCCATTTTCGATTGTGGACGTGAAGGAAGAAAGCGGCTTCGTTGATGTGTATAAATGATCCGTAAACCGGATAACGTAACGATGCGGGGGATTTTGATACAGGGGGGATTACGATGGCGAAGCACACGAAAAAAGACGGGGGCACGAAACAAAAAGGGAAAAACAGGCCGAAACATAAAACGAGCGGCAGCGCCAACGGCCAAAACGGCTATCATTAAAAATGGATCCCTAGAGGTCGGTTACCGGCCTTTAGGGATCTTTTTATGTAGCTGTAAATTTTGGTCACAAAGTTGCAAAATTCAGTGGCTATGTAGGTTGGGTATAATAGAAGGGGGATAGGAAGAAAGATCTATTCCTCAATTCCAATTAAAAAGAGAAGGTGCGGAAAAGGAGGATGTTTTTCCTAGGAGCCATTTTGACAAGACGAAAAAAAGCGGTGATGTGTTTGCAAAGGATCTAACATCGTTCAAAATTCAAAAAAAATGTGAGGGAGGGGGAAAGAAGATGTTCAGCGGCCGGTTGGGAGGGAGAATGAGCGGCGGCATCTTCTTTTTGTTTGGCATGTTGATCATTGTTTTCTCTTCAGCGGTTGCTCCGATAAACTCCAGTTTCACGGACTCCGATTCGAACACAGGAAACATTATACGTTCCGCCTTGCTCGATATTTCTACGACACCTGCCAGCCCGACAGTGCTTTATAATATCAGTAATTTTCTTCCCGGGGATACAGCTACGCGTTCCATAGAAATTCATAATAGCGGAAATGTGGATCTTACCTATAACATTTCTGTAACGGCAAATCCGGGCAATACGATCCTTTGGACAGATACGGATAAGGGGCTTCAAATTGAAATTAAAGACCAAGATTCCGGGACTGTTCATTACGAGGGGCCGATTAGCATGCTTTCTGTTTCAGATATTTTGCTTGTGGCCGGCCAGTCTCATCATTTGCAGTTCAAATTGGTGTTCCCGGAAGAAGCCGATAACAGCTTTCAAAATCTTCAAGAATCAATGACATTTCGGTTTGACGCGATGCAGTTGCCTGGCGGCGAACGAACGAATAACTAGCGGGTGATGCCCAATGAACAAAAGGCGGGTGGCCCGTTTACTTTTGTTTATGATCACCATATTGTTTTCGTTGTTTCAAACAGCGGAAGCCAAAATGATGGTGACCACCTCTTTAGCCGGCAATGTCATTTCAACTAGCGAACATTTATTCTTTTTCTACAATATAGCAGGTGGAACCGCAAGGCAACCAAGAAATCGCGATGTTCCCATATTGACAGGGTTAAACGCTAGCCTATCAACAGCTGATTTTGGAACGATTAGTATTTCTCTTATAAGTATTTGGGAAATTGATGATGTGATTCGCATTCTAAACAAATCGGCAGTTACGAAATCTCTTTCCCTGTCGGTTGTGAACGGTTCTGCTCCACTCTTGGGCAGTTTGAGAAGTATCATCAGTTTCCCGGACAGAGTAACTTTGGCTCCGTGGGAGACGGTTCAAGTTGATGCGACTATTAGCACCACTATCTTAACAGCACCTGTTGGAGAGTACACTGGCTGGGTTAAGATTACTGATCATGAGACGAATCTTAGTTATGTTATTCCAATCCGCCTGATCGTCAGTTTATAATTTGTGGAATGAAAAATGAGGAAATATCAAAGGGGATGAAACGAGTGGAAGGAAGCTTTGCCCGCGAGCGACCGAAACATAAAGGGGATATGAGGTTCGTAATAAATGTTGTATTCTGGATAGGTTCGACCTTGTTCGGCCTTTTTTTGCTATTGGTATATGGTCCATTTCTGCTCGGCTGGTCAAGTTATCTTGTTTTATCGCCTAGCATGGCCCCTGTCATCGAGCCGGGTTCGATTGTGGTTGTCCGCCCGGCCGGGCAGGTTGCATTGCAACAAAACGATATTGTGGCATACCGAAAAAATAACGCCATCGTACTTCATCGTATCCAACAAGTTCAGGAAGAGAATGGAAAAGTATGGTTTGTATTGAAAGGAGATGCAAATGAATACGCAGATTTTGAAACAGTAACTGAAAAACAGATTATCGGAAAAATGGCGTATTCGATTCCTTATGCAGGGTATGTAGTAAAATATGTGAGTGACAATAAAGTTTTACTTTTAATACTAGTGGTACTCGTCTTTCTGTTGTTTCATACAATGGTCACATCCCGAAGACGACCCCGCCGAACGACCTGTACAACCGAACCGGTCAAAAAGTGACCATTGAAAAAGGGCGCTCTTTCCGGAGCACCCTTTTTCGCAAAGAACAGGCGGTTCGGTAACAGTCTCTTTATTCGACGCTTTCTTCATGATGGTGGTAATACCGCTCGTAAATGTACTCGATCTCGGCGT includes the following:
- a CDS encoding signal peptidase I, translated to MEGSFARERPKHKGDMRFVINVVFWIGSTLFGLFLLLVYGPFLLGWSSYLVLSPSMAPVIEPGSIVVVRPAGQVALQQNDIVAYRKNNAIVLHRIQQVQEENGKVWFVLKGDANEYADFETVTEKQIIGKMAYSIPYAGYVVKYVSDNKVLLLILVVLVFLLFHTMVTSRRRPRRTTCTTEPVKK
- a CDS encoding TasA family protein, whose translation is MFSGRLGGRMSGGIFFLFGMLIIVFSSAVAPINSSFTDSDSNTGNIIRSALLDISTTPASPTVLYNISNFLPGDTATRSIEIHNSGNVDLTYNISVTANPGNTILWTDTDKGLQIEIKDQDSGTVHYEGPISMLSVSDILLVAGQSHHLQFKLVFPEEADNSFQNLQESMTFRFDAMQLPGGERTNN